Genomic DNA from Desulfuromonas sp. TF:
GTGCCGCCGGCAAACGCCTGCGAAGCCCCGAAGAGCAGCAGGGCGACCGCCGCGAGGGCGGTCAGGTGAGTGGTGAATCGATGTTTCATGGTCTTCCTCCTTTGGGGGTGAGTGTTTACGGATTGATTCTTGCCTCTTGCCTGTTTCATGTGCTTCTCCTTTTCTGCTGTTTCGCTTTCTGCGGATCCGGTTCATCGCGGCCGGTGGCCCCGATGAAGGCTGTGGACTATTTCAACCGGGCGCGGAACTCGACCTGCGCCGTCTCGTTCGGCGGCAGGGGAGTGGTCCGCGTCCAGCGGATGTGGGTGACGTCGACGGAGGCGGCGGGGCGTTTGGTCCCGTCGGGCTCGGTGACCATGAGCTCGAGCAGGGGCCCGAAGGTTTGTCCGCCGTCCACGGAGTAGGTGACAACGGCGTCATTCCCTTCGGCCGAGGCGCCGACATAGATCATGTGCTCGGGGATGGCGTTGTTGATGACGACATCGTCGGCGGGCGCCTCCCCCTTGTTGATGTATGTGTTGATGAAGATGACCTCTTCCCCCGGGAGGACCTTGGTTGCGGGCTGCCGCACCAATTCCTTTTCCCCCTTCTCGTTGATCACTGACTTCTCGACGAGAGCCGAGGACTGGATCTCGATGGGGGCATCCTGCGCCGCGGCCGGGCCGGCGAAAGCGGTCAGGAAGAGGATTGTTATTAGAGCCGGAATGGTTCGTTTCACGGGTGTACTCCTTTAATCGATGGTGACCTGAAAAGTGACTGTTTTCGCCGTATCCTGCAGGTCGCCGAGGCGGACGGTGACCGTGTCCCCGGCCACCTCGCCGGCGTCGCCGTCCGTGGCGTCGGTGAGAGCGCCTCCATCGACCTTGAGCGAGTCGTCGACGTAGGTCGTGCTGGCCGGGATGGGATCGGTGAGGGTGACGGTTTTGGCCGTGCCGCTGCCGGTGGCGGTGAGCTCGATGGAGTAGGTGACGACCGCCGCGGGCATTGGCTCGCTCCCCCCGTAGGGGTCGACGACCGACTGGGACTTGACGACCGTGACATCGACGGCGGAGATCTGGAGAGTTGCCTCATCGCTCGCGCCGGCGCCGGTGGCGCCGACCACGGCGTTGACTCCCCCGTCTCCCGCCCCGGCGAAGGCGGTTCCGGGAGCGCCGGTCCCGGTCTTGGCGACTGCGGTGAGACCGGACTTGCCCAGATCGGAGTCGTTGACGCCGGCGGGGATGTTATTGACCACGAAGAGGGCGATCGAGGCGTCGGCGGCCAGCGCGGGATCGTTGACTCCGGCGCCGTACAGGGTGTCGGTTCCGGCGTCATACTGGCCGTTGTCGTTGGCGTCGAGGTAGACCCCGGAGAGGGTCGGGTCGAAATGGTCTCCGCCGAGGCCGTTGTCGACCGTCAGGGTGAACGCCTCGCCGCCGTTGCCGGTGTTGGTCAGCAGGAAGGTGGCCACCTTGCCGGTCTCCCCCGCCTTGCCCAGGATGTTTGACGAGTCCTGCCATGCCAGGGTGACGTCGAGGACCTCGGCGACCTGGAGGGTGACCTCGTTGCTATCCTGGTTGACCGTCGTGGTATCGACGACGAAGGAAACGCTCGCCTTGTTGGTGATGTTGGTTCCGGCCGCCGTCCCCGCGGCGAGCGCCGGCAGTGCCGGCAGCAGCCAGAGGGCCGAGGCCACGATCAGCAGTAGAAGTATCCGTCTCATTTCATTCCTTTCTCCTTTCCTTTGCGCAGAGGGATCTCTGAAGTTTCCTGTCTGTTTTCCGAGGCTTTTCGGATTCATGTTTTTTCCTTTTCATTCAATGGCGGGTTATCGCACCCGGACATAAAAGACGATGCTGAAGC
This window encodes:
- a CDS encoding DUF11 domain-containing protein, whose product is MKRTIPALITILFLTAFAGPAAAQDAPIEIQSSALVEKSVINEKGEKELVRQPATKVLPGEEVIFINTYINKGEAPADDVVINNAIPEHMIYVGASAEGNDAVVTYSVDGGQTFGPLLELMVTEPDGTKRPAASVDVTHIRWTRTTPLPPNETAQVEFRARLK